The following coding sequences are from one Coffea arabica cultivar ET-39 chromosome 11e, Coffea Arabica ET-39 HiFi, whole genome shotgun sequence window:
- the LOC113719139 gene encoding mitogen-activated protein kinase 9-like — protein MEFFTEYGEANQYEIQEVVGKGSYGVVAAAVDTHTGEKVAIKKITDVFEHVSEATRILREIKLLRLLRHPDIVEIKHIMLPPCRREFKDIFVVFELMETDLHHVIKTNDDLTPGHFQFFLYQLLRALKYIHSANVFHRDLKPKNILANADCKLKICDFGLARASFGDTPSAVFWTDYVATRWYRAPELCGSFFSKYTPAIDIWSIGCIYAEMLLGKPLFPGKNVVHQLDLITDLLGTPAAESIARIKNDKARRYLSSMRKKTPVPLSQKIPNADPLALKLLERLIAFDPRDRISAEEALADPYFYGLANVEEEPSTHPISKFEFAFERRKLSKDDVRELIYREILEYHPQMLQEYLLGVDQTSFMYPSGIDQFKRQFDHLEGHFGKGMRRLPLLRRYASLPRERVCAPIDEDPDQKEELEKHAMDAVARTCLQSPPRSEEKKESESANSSMVALPNCRSRPCYSARCILRSSSISASKCIEVKSGGCEDALSKQRMNGIGGLSEKVPALYA, from the exons ATG GAATTCTTCACTGAATATGGTGAAGCAAACCAATATGAAATTCAAGAGGTGGTTGGCAAGGGAAGTTATGGTGTTGTTGCAGCTGCAGTTGATACTCACACTGGGGAGAAGGTAGCGATAAAAAAGATAACTGATGTTTTTGAGCATGTTTCTGAGGCTACCCGAATCCTTAGGGAAATCAAGCTCCTTAGGCTGCTTCGTCACCCAGATATTGTAGAAATTAAGCATATAATGTTGCCTCCTTGTCGAAGGGAGTTCAAGGATATATTTGTGGTTTTCGAGCTGATGGAAACTGACCTCCATCATGTTATTAAGACGAATGATGATCTCACTCCTGGACACTTTCAGTTCTTTTTGTATCAGCTACTTAGAGCATTAAAGTATATTCATTCAG CAAATGTGTTCCATCGAGATTTGAAGCCTAAAAACATCCTTGCCAATGCAGACTGCAAGTTGAAGATCTGCGATTTTGGCCTTGCTCGTGCATCATTTGGTGATACTCCATCAGCAGTATTTTGGACT GATTATGTAGCAACTCGATGGTATCGTGCTCCTGAACTCTGTGGGTCCTTCTTCTCCAAA TATACCCCCGCTATTGATATCTGGAGTATAGGATGCATATATGCTGAAATGCTTTTGGGAAAACCACTGTTTCCTGGAAAGAATGTGGTTCACCAGTTGGATCTCATAACTGATCTGCTTGGTACTCCTGCTGCTGAATCCATTGCAAGG ATAAAAAATGATAAGGCCAGAAGATATTTAAGTAGCATGAGGAAAAAAACACCAGTGCCCCTCTCACAGAAAATCCCAAATGCTGATCCACTGGCTCTTAAATTATTGGAGCGATTGATTGCATTTGATCCCAGAGACCGTATATCTGCTGAAGAG GCCTTGGCAGATCCATATTTTTATGGCTTGGCGAATGTTGAAGAGGAACCATCCACTCATCccatttcaaaatttgaatttgcttTTGAAAGGAGAAAACTGTCGAAGGATGATGTGAGAGAGCTAATATACAGAGAG ATCTTGGAGTATCATCCCCAGATGCTCCAGGAGTATCTTCTTGGCGTGGATCAAACTAGCTTTATGTATCCCAG TGGGATTGATCAATTTAAGCGGCAATTTGACCATCTTGAGGGTCACTTTGGTAAAGGAATGAGAAGGCTTCCACTACTGAGGCGGTATGCTTCTTTGCCCAG GGAGAGGGTTTGTGCACCTATAGACGAGGATCCAGACCAGAAAGAAGAACTCGAAAAACATGCAATGGATGCTGTTGCACGTACTTGCCTCCAGAGCCCTCCAAGATCAGAGGAGAAGAAAGAATCAGAATCTGCTAATTCTAGTATGGTTGCTTTGCCCAATTGCCGTAGTAGACCATGCTATAGTGCACGTTGTATATTAAGAAGTTCTAGTATTAGTGCTTCCAAGTGCATTGAAGTTAAAAGTGGCGGTTGTGAG GATGCACTTTCCAAGCAACGCATGAATGGGATTGGTGGATTGTCAGAGAAGGTGCCAGCTTTGTATGCTTGA
- the LOC113718800 gene encoding uncharacterized protein — translation MALWWLLNMNMRLYDGWKEILKIQKFRRIVGYTGFYCFTALISYAYTSNTTRAGYSRGDQFYASYPAGTELLTDTAKLYKAALGNCFEEEEWGPIEWLVLAKHFERQGKSPYAYHAQYMAHLASHGQVDGSG, via the exons ATGGCCCTCTGGTGGTTACTGAACATGAATATGAGGCTGTATGATGGGTggaaggaaattttgaaaattcagaaGTTCAGGAGAATAGTAGGTTACACTGGATTTTATTGTTTCACTGCCCTCATCAGCTATGCCTACACCAGCAACAC AACAAGGGCTGGGTACTCTCGGGGTGACCAATTCTATGCATCTTATCCGGCTGGCACTGAGCTCTTAACTGACACTGCCAAG TTATACAAAGCGGCACTTGGTAATTGTTTTGAAGAGGAAGAGTGGGGACCTATTGAATGGTTGGTTTTGGCTAAACATTTTGAACGCCAAGGGAAATCTCCATATGCATATCATGCA CAATACATGGCACACCTTGCCTCCCATGGACAAGTTGATGGAAGTGGTTAG
- the LOC113719482 gene encoding serine carboxypeptidase-like 50 has product MKDSFLPHLLLFLAAFLLHLPPQISSSTPSPLPKEALPTKSGYLTINSTSGSAIFYTFYEAQKPTTPLSETPLLIWLQGGPGCSSMLGNFYELGPWRVSSNVSVEPNPGPWNRIFGLLFIDNPIGVGFSIAASPEEIPRNQHDVAKHLFIAIKKFLMLDDSFKTRPVYVTGESYAGKYVPGFGYYALKQNAKLPVSERLNLQGVAIGNGLTDPITQVATHALNAYYSGFVNDKQKKVLEDLQKEAVELTQNRNWSEATNARSRVLDELQQMTGLATLYDFRRLIPYQDELVAEFLANVEVRKALGAKESIVFEVCSDAVGELLHADVMKSVRYMVDYLVKNTKVLLYQGHCDLRDGVVSTEAWVKKLKWEKIGEFLEATRKVWKVDGKLAGYVQKLGSLSHVVVLGAGHLVPTDQAVNSQAMIEDWVLEKGLFADQQINKLHANVSGSL; this is encoded by the coding sequence ATGAAAGATTCATTTCTTCCCCATCTCCTCCTCTTCCTCGCCGCCTTTCTTCTCCACCTACCACCTCAAATCTCATCCTCTACACCATCCCCTCTCCCCAAGGAAGCCCTGCCAACAAAATCTGGCTACCTGACTATCAACTCTACTTCAGGATCAGCCATATTCTACACCTTTTATGAAGCACAAAAGCCCACCACACCCCTCTCTGAAACCCCACTTCTCATCTGGCTCCAAGGTGGCCCTGGCTGCTCCTCCATGCTTGGAAACTTCTATGAACTCGGCCCCTGGCGGGTTTCGTCTAACGTGTCAGTTGAGCCTAATCCAGGGCCTTGGAATAGGATTTTTGGGCTGCTTTTTATTGATAATCCTATTGGAGTTGGATTTAGCATTGCTGCTTCACCTGAAGAAATCCCAAGAAATCAACATGATGTCGCGAAACATCTTTTCATTGCGATCAAGAAGTTTTTGATGTTGGATGATTCGTTCAAGACGAGGCCTGTCTATGTAACTGGAGAGAGTTATGCTGGAAAATATGTTCCGGGATTTGGATACTATGCATTGAAACAGAATGCTAAGTTGCCAGTTTCTGAGAGGCTGAATTTGCAGGGAGTTGCAATAGGGAATGGACTGACTGATCCTATTACACAAGTGGCTACTCATGCTTTGAATGCTTATTATTCTGGATTCGTGAACGATAAGCAGAAGAAGGTGTTGGAGGATCTTCAGAAGGAGGCTGTTGAATTAACTCAAAATCGCAACTGGAGCGAGGCTACAAATGCAAGAAGCAGGGTGTTAGACGAATTACAGCAGATGACTGGCTTGGCTACTTTGTATGATTTCAGAAGGCTAATTCCTTATCAAGATGAATTAGTAGCCGAGTTCTTGGCTAATGTGGAGGTCAGAAAGGCGCTAGGGGCGAAGGAAAGCATTGTTTTTGAAGTATGTAGTGATGCTGTGGGCGAGTTATTGCATGCAGATGTGATGAAGAGTGTGAGATACATGGTTGACTATTTGGTTAAGAATACAAAGGTTTTGTTGTATCAGGGACACTGCGATTTGAGAGACGGCGTGGTGTCAACTGAGGCGTGggtgaagaaattgaagtgggagaaaattggagagtttttggaagcAACAAGGAAGGTGTGGAAGGTGGATGGGAAATTAGCTGGTTATGTGCAGAAGCTGGGGAGTTTAAGCCATGTGGTAGTGTTGGGTGCTGGACATCTTGTGCCTACTGATCAGGCAGTTAATTCTCAGGCAATGATAGAAGATTGGGTTCTGGAGAAGGGATTGTTTGCTGATCAGCAGATTAACAAATTGCACGCCAATGTTAGTGGCTCGCTTTAA
- the LOC113716547 gene encoding serine carboxypeptidase-like 50 → MEFIIPLHCRNLLKLLLFLTIVHHVPHSTTSLDLLPKEALPTNSGYLEVNSTTGSALFYTYYEAQEPATPLSQTPLLIWLQGGPGCSSMLGNFYELGPWLVTSNVSVKPNPGAWNRIFGVLFIDNPIGTGFSIAASPQEIPRNQHDVAKHLFIAIKKFIKLDDMFKTRPIYVTGESYAGKYVPALGYYILKKNAILPVSSRVNLAGVAIGNGLTDPATQTATYAVNAYYSGFINDKQKKILENLQKKAVELTQIGNWTQASNARDTVVQTLVDMTGFASVYDFRRLVPYQDYLVAEFLTNMEVKKALGAKENIVFEGCSDVVEDALTEDIMKSVRYMVDYLVMETKVLLYQGQCDMLLNVVSNEAWIKKLKWERLREFMEADRKVWRVNETLAGSVQKFEKLSHVVVLNAGHPVPTDQPLNSQAMIEDWVLDRGLFAN, encoded by the coding sequence ATGGAGTTCATAATTCCTCTGCACTGTCGCAACCTCCTCAAACTGCTCCTCTTCCTCACCATCGTCCaccatgtaccacactcaaccACCTCTCTCGATCTCCTTCCCAAAGAAGCACTGCCGACCAATTCTGGATACCTGGAAGTCAACTCAACAACTGGTTCAGCCCTTTTCTACACATACTACGAGGCACAAGAGCCGGCCACACCCCTATCTCAAACCCCCCTTCTCATCTGGCTCCAAGGTGGCCCTGGCTGCTCCTCCATGCTTGGAAACTTCTATGAACTTGGTCCGTGGCTGGTTACGTCTAATGTTTCAGTTAAGCCTAATCCAGGGGCATGGAACAGGATATTTGGGGTCCTTTTTATTGATAATCCAATTGGAACTGGATTCAGCATTGCTGCTTCGCCTCAAGAAATCCCAAGAAATCAGCATGACGTTGCGAAACATCTTTTCATCGCTATCAAGAAGTTTATTAAGCTGGATGATATGTTTAAAACGAGGCCAATTTATGTTACTGGGGAGAGTTATGCTGGAAAGTATGTTCCGGCACTTGGCTACTACATATTGAAAAAGAATGCTATTTTGCCAGTTTCCAGTAGGGTCAATTTAGCCGGTGTAGCTATTGGAAACGGACTAACAGATCCGGCCACACAAACGGCCACTTATGCTGTGAATGCTTACTATTCTGGATTCATTAACGATAAGCAGAAGAAAATCTTAGAGAATCTTCAGAAGAAGGCTGTTGAATTGACACAAATTGGGAATTGGACTCAGGCTTCTAATGCAAGAGATACAGTGGTGCAAACATTGGTAGACATGACTGGCTTCGCAAGTGTATATGATTTTAGAAGGTTAGTTCCATATCAAGATTATTTAGTGGCGGAGTTTCTAACAAATATGGAGGTAAAAAAGGCGTTAGGTGCTAAGGAAAATATTGTGTTTGAAGGATGTAGTGATGTTGTGGAAGATGCACTAACCGAGGATATCATGAAGAGTGTGAGGTATATGGTTGACTATTTAGTTATGGAAACTAAGGTTTTATTGTACCAGGGACAGTGTGATATGCTTCTTAATGTGGTGTCGAATGAGGCTTGGATAAAGAAACTGAAGTGGGAGAGACTAAGAGAGTTCATGGAAGCAGATAGGAAAGTTTGGAGAGTGAATGAGACTTTAGCTGGCTCTGTGCAGAAGTTTGAGAAATTGAGTCATGTTGTGGTGTTGAATGCGGGACACCCTGTGCCTACTGATCAGCCGTTGAATTCTCAAGCTATGATAGAAGACTGGGTTTTGGACAGGGGACTCTTTGCAAATTAG
- the LOC140021606 gene encoding serine carboxypeptidase-like 50 codes for MESVIQLHSHNLLKLLLFLTILHHLQHSTTSLDLLPKEALPTNSGYLEVNSTTGSALFYTYYEAQEPATPLCQTPLLIWLQGGPGCSSMLGNFYELGPWLVSSNVSVKPNPGAWNRIFGLLFIDNPIGTGFSIAASPQEIPRNQHDVAKHLFIAIKKFIKLDDLFKTRPIYVAGESYAGKYVPALGHYILTKNAMLPVSSRVNLAGVAIGNGITDPATQTTTHALNAYYSGFINDKQKEVLENLQKEAVELVQIGNWTGAADARHIVFKTLLDMTGLATMYDFRRLVPYQDYLVAEFLTNSEVKKALGAKEDIVFKDCSEVVAEALNEDHMKSVRYMVDYLVQETKVLLYQGQCDMLDNVVSNEAWVKKLKWEKMREFLEAEKKVWRVNETLAGSVQKYENLSHVVVLNAGHLVPADQPLNSQAMIEDWVLDRGLFAN; via the coding sequence ATGGAGTCAGTAATTCAATTGCACAGTCACAACCTCCTCAAACTCCTCCTCTTCCTCACCATCCTCCACCATCTACAACACTCAACCACCTCTCTCGATCTCCTTCCCAAAGAAGCACTGCCGACCAATTCTGGATACCTCGAAGTCAACTCAACAACTGGTTCAGCCCTTTTCTACACATATTACGAGGCACAAGAGCCCGCCACACCCCTCTGTCAAACCCCACTTCTCATCTGGCTCCAAGGTGGGCCTGGATGCTCCTCCATGCTTGGAAACTTCTATGAACTAGGCCCCTGGCTGGTTTCGTCTAATGTTTCAGTTAAGCCTAATCCAGGGGCCTGGAACAGGATATTTGGTCTCCTTTTTATTGATAATCCAATTGGAACAGGATTCAGCATTGCCGCTTCGCCTCAAGAAATCCCAAGAAATCAGCATGATGTCGCGAAACATCTTTTCATTGCAATCAAGAAGTTTATTAAGCTAGATGATTTGTTTAAAACGAGGCCAATTTATGTTGCTGGGGAAAGTTATGCTGGAAAATACGTTCCAGCACTTGGCCACTACATATTGACAAAGAATGCTATGTTGCCAGTTTCTAGTAGGGTCAATTTAGCTGGTGTAGCTATAGGGAATGGGATAACTGATCCTGCAACACAAACGACCACACATGCTTTGAATGCTTACTATTCTGGATTCATTAATGATAAGCAGAAGGAAGTCTTGGAGAATCTTCAAAAGGAGGCTGTTGAATTGGTACAAATTGGGAACTGGACTGGTGCTGCTGATGCGAGGCATATAGTGTTCAAAACATTGCTAGACATGACTGGCTTGGCAACTATGTATGATTTTAGAAGGTTAGTTCCATATCAAGATTATTTAGTGGCTGAGTTTTTAACAAATTCAGAGGTAAAAAAGGCGTTAGGGGCTAAGGAAGATATTGTGTTCAAAGATTGTAGCGAAGTTGTGGCAGAGGCACTGAATGAAGATCACATGAAGAGTGTGAGGTATATGGTTGACTACTTAGTTCAGGAAACTAAGGTTTTACTGTACCAGGGCCAGTGTGATATGCTGGATAATGTGGTGTCGAATGAGGCTTGggtgaagaaattgaagtgggAAAAAATGAGAGAGTTCTTGGAAGCagaaaagaaagtttggagAGTGAATGAGACTTTAGCAGGTTCTGTGCAGAAGTATGAGAATTTGAGTCATGTTGTGGTGTTGAATGCTGGACACCTTGTGCCTGCTGATCAGCCTTTGAATTCTCAAGCAATGATAGAAGACTGGGTTTTGGACAGGGGATTGTTTGCCAATtag